The Nitrospira sp. genome window below encodes:
- a CDS encoding response regulator transcription factor, translating to MRILLVEDDADLAQFIKKGLKEEYYAVDAAADGEAGLALALNNPYDLVILDVMLPKLDGLTLCRRVRDKGITTPVLLITARNTVETKVSGFDTGADQFLPKPFAFAELLARVRALLRRGSSQQIAHLQAADLRLDPASHRVWRAEQEIFLTNKEYALLEFLLRNKNRVLTRTAIIEHVWDISYDPMTNIVDAHIRALRAKIDRDFSPPLIATVRGAGYMLEEPDSPA from the coding sequence ATGAGAATTCTGCTCGTTGAAGACGATGCGGACCTTGCTCAATTCATCAAAAAAGGATTGAAAGAAGAGTACTATGCGGTGGATGCTGCTGCCGATGGCGAAGCAGGATTGGCGTTGGCGCTGAACAACCCTTACGATCTCGTGATTCTAGACGTGATGCTGCCGAAGCTTGACGGTTTGACCCTCTGCCGCCGCGTTCGAGACAAGGGCATCACAACTCCGGTGCTGCTCATCACGGCGCGCAACACGGTGGAGACGAAGGTATCCGGCTTTGACACGGGGGCGGATCAATTTCTGCCGAAGCCGTTCGCCTTCGCGGAGTTGCTCGCCCGCGTTCGGGCGCTTTTGCGCCGAGGCAGTTCCCAGCAAATTGCCCATCTTCAAGCGGCTGACCTTCGATTGGACCCGGCGTCTCACCGTGTCTGGCGCGCCGAGCAGGAAATCTTCCTGACGAATAAGGAGTATGCGCTCCTAGAATTTCTGTTACGGAACAAGAATCGTGTGCTCACGCGAACCGCGATCATTGAACATGTGTGGGACATCAGCTATGACCCCATGACGAACATCGTCGACGCCCATATCCGGGCTCTACGCGCAAAGATCGATCGGGATTTTTCGCCGCCCTTGATCGCCACAGTGCGTGGTGCCGGGTATATGCTCGAAGAGCCGGACTCACCTGCATGA
- a CDS encoding ferredoxin-thioredoxin reductase catalytic domain-containing protein yields MAEPTQESLDKIRKFIQGFAEKSGTTMHPNTAVTEAVVKGLASHIDELGKPLCPCNFYKDKEAEAKLRRWICACDEMQMYKYCHCLLFVREDGMPITEYLPDGHEGREVYGLVTDPTPDKGRALKHKSLPASTVPDEPAAASASST; encoded by the coding sequence ATGGCCGAACCGACGCAGGAAAGTCTCGATAAGATCCGGAAGTTCATACAGGGTTTTGCCGAGAAAAGCGGAACCACGATGCATCCCAACACTGCCGTGACGGAGGCGGTCGTCAAGGGATTAGCGTCCCATATCGACGAACTCGGGAAACCGCTCTGCCCTTGTAACTTTTACAAGGATAAGGAAGCCGAAGCTAAGCTTCGACGGTGGATCTGCGCCTGCGACGAAATGCAGATGTACAAGTACTGTCATTGTCTCCTGTTTGTTCGTGAAGATGGGATGCCGATTACGGAATATTTGCCGGACGGCCACGAAGGTCGCGAAGTGTATGGTCTTGTCACCGATCCGACCCCGGACAAAGGCCGCGCCCTCAAACACAAGTCCCTCCCGGCTTCAACCGTGCCCGACGAGCCCGCCGCAGCGTCGGCTTCCTCGACATGA